One genomic window of Myxococcus xanthus includes the following:
- a CDS encoding ABC transporter ATP-binding protein, translated as MIQVEGLTKYYGEHAAIRELAFTISQGEVIGFLGLNGAGKSTTLKVLGCVLMPTSGRVVIDGHDVVSNAHEVRQRIGYLPDVPPLYDEMTVGEYLTYVAQLRGVTSRDTASRVGEAEEKTGLRDVHGELISTLSHGYRQRVGVAQALVHKPALLILDEPTSGLDPRQIVEMRDVIRGLKGAHTVLVSSHILPEISQTCDRLLIIHKGMLVAQGTEEELAAKMGGRGTIELEVRGDKARAVEVLQRFGSVEVDRASDGLVALTVRASPDQRPQVAQAVVGAGLELLRLDQGAGQLESIFLRLTHGQEARA; from the coding sequence ATGATTCAGGTCGAAGGGCTGACCAAATACTACGGTGAGCATGCGGCGATCCGGGAGCTGGCCTTCACCATCAGCCAGGGAGAAGTCATTGGCTTTCTGGGCCTCAATGGCGCTGGAAAATCGACGACGCTGAAGGTCCTGGGGTGCGTGCTGATGCCGACCTCGGGGCGTGTCGTCATCGACGGCCATGACGTGGTGAGCAATGCCCACGAGGTCCGCCAGCGCATCGGCTACCTGCCGGACGTGCCTCCGCTCTATGACGAGATGACGGTGGGCGAATACCTGACCTACGTCGCACAGCTTCGCGGCGTCACGTCCCGGGACACCGCCAGCCGCGTGGGCGAGGCCGAGGAGAAGACGGGCCTGCGTGACGTCCACGGCGAGCTCATCTCCACGCTCAGTCACGGCTACCGCCAGCGCGTAGGCGTGGCGCAGGCGCTGGTGCACAAGCCCGCCCTGCTCATCCTCGACGAGCCCACCAGCGGGCTCGACCCCCGGCAGATTGTCGAGATGCGCGACGTCATCCGCGGGTTGAAGGGCGCGCACACGGTGCTCGTCTCCAGCCACATCCTCCCGGAAATCTCCCAGACGTGTGACCGGCTGCTCATCATCCACAAGGGGATGTTGGTGGCGCAGGGCACGGAGGAGGAGCTGGCGGCGAAGATGGGCGGCCGGGGCACCATCGAACTGGAGGTGCGCGGCGACAAGGCGCGCGCGGTGGAGGTGCTCCAGCGCTTTGGCTCGGTGGAGGTGGACCGCGCGTCGGACGGCTTGGTGGCGCTGACGGTGCGGGCCTCGCCCGACCAGCGGCCCCAGGTGGCGCAGGCGGTGGTGGGCGCGGGTCTGGAGTTGTTGCGGCTGGACCAGGGAGCCGGTCAGCTCGAATCCATCTTCTTGCGGCTGACACACGGCCAGGAGGCGCGCGCGTGA
- a CDS encoding ABC transporter permease encodes MKALLIARRELSAYLRTLSGYVIIAVILALNGLFFNAYALGGASKRSAEVLSQFFYYSSGFTVVASVFISMRLLAEERQTGTLSLLYSSPLRDRDIVLGKFLAGLAFLALYLLCTVYMPLLVMVNGKVSFGHVAAGYFGLLLLGSASLAVGTFGSALARNQLLAAITSAVMLVALILCWLLARITEQPLADVFSAMSLWNQHFPPFQAGLIHVRDVVYYLVVTYVALFAATRVLEARRWR; translated from the coding sequence GTGAAAGCGCTGCTCATCGCCCGCCGCGAGCTGTCCGCCTATCTGCGCACGCTCAGCGGCTACGTCATCATCGCGGTCATCCTCGCGTTGAACGGCTTGTTCTTCAACGCATATGCCCTGGGGGGCGCCAGCAAGCGCTCCGCGGAGGTGCTGTCGCAGTTCTTCTATTACTCGAGCGGCTTCACCGTCGTCGCCTCGGTGTTCATCTCGATGCGCCTGCTGGCCGAGGAGCGTCAGACGGGCACGCTGTCGCTGCTGTACTCGTCACCGCTGCGCGACCGCGACATTGTCCTGGGCAAGTTCCTCGCGGGATTGGCCTTCCTCGCGTTGTACCTCCTGTGCACCGTGTACATGCCGCTGCTGGTGATGGTGAACGGCAAGGTGTCCTTCGGTCACGTGGCGGCGGGGTACTTCGGTCTGCTGCTGCTGGGCAGCGCGTCGCTGGCGGTGGGGACATTCGGCTCCGCGCTGGCGCGCAACCAACTGCTCGCGGCGATTACGTCCGCGGTGATGCTGGTGGCCCTCATCCTGTGCTGGCTCCTGGCACGCATCACCGAGCAGCCGCTGGCGGATGTCTTCAGCGCGATGTCGCTGTGGAATCAGCACTTCCCGCCGTTCCAGGCGGGGCTCATCCACGTGCGTGACGTCGTCTACTACCTCGTGGTCACCTACGTGGCGTTGTTCGCGGCCACGCGGGTGCTCGAGGCGCGGAGGTGGCGATGA
- a CDS encoding Gldg family protein, with product MSARPSSGGLPVTLAFVSGLLAVFLGERLFGIGTGRTVLSGLGVAVAVGALGWRFARMRSASADRRAVEAWVSGLYGVGLLALGLYFVQSDVGTGLFGGPLSQKAPRLAVSLAALFPALLACCLLPLAMVEVAAAAMTRAPVLETGRVRSALYSGLGLAFVLVFAFASMFVATQADVTWDLSYFRTAKPGDGTRKVIRGLNEPLQVTLFFPPANEVGEAVGQYFRDLSVESPGLLNVVRLDQAVEPARARSLGVHNNGTIVLARGDRKEPLTVGLEVERARGQLQRLDQEVQRRLLTVARPRRVVYFTSGHGERAESRAVPGETTRPSVEKLKELLRAQNVDVRPLGVSEGLGTEVPRDASVVVVAGPTQEFLPEELNALREYSARGGRLWLALEPEGPDFQPLLEPLGLKYLKTPLANDQVYFRTSRQQSDRGNLGTATFSSHPSVTSLSSLAGQAPAVFLSAGALEQIQPLPGGMAQDVSVRAHGATFADANGNFTLDAGEMRRPWPLVIAVEKPAPAGQAAMRAVVMADADAVSDLLMGNMGNAYLAVDTLRWLTGEESISGAVSSEEDTPIQHTREQDVLWFYATVFLGPALVLAVGFVTTRRRGRRAPRPAVAGGER from the coding sequence ATGAGCGCGCGTCCTTCGAGCGGGGGGCTCCCCGTGACGCTGGCCTTCGTCTCGGGCCTGCTGGCGGTCTTCCTCGGTGAGCGGCTCTTTGGCATCGGCACGGGCCGCACTGTCCTGTCTGGCCTGGGCGTGGCGGTGGCGGTGGGCGCGCTGGGGTGGCGCTTCGCGCGCATGCGGTCGGCCAGCGCGGACCGGCGCGCCGTCGAGGCGTGGGTGTCAGGCCTGTACGGCGTGGGTCTCCTGGCCCTGGGGCTCTACTTCGTCCAGTCGGACGTGGGCACCGGGCTCTTCGGCGGCCCCTTGTCCCAGAAGGCGCCTCGGCTGGCGGTGTCGCTGGCGGCGCTCTTCCCGGCGTTGCTCGCGTGCTGCTTGCTGCCGCTGGCGATGGTGGAGGTCGCCGCCGCGGCGATGACGCGCGCACCCGTGCTGGAGACGGGCCGTGTCCGCAGCGCGCTGTATTCCGGGCTGGGGCTGGCCTTCGTGCTCGTCTTCGCCTTCGCGTCCATGTTCGTCGCCACCCAGGCCGATGTGACGTGGGACCTGTCCTACTTCCGCACCGCGAAGCCCGGCGACGGCACGCGCAAGGTGATTCGCGGACTCAATGAGCCGCTCCAGGTGACGCTCTTCTTCCCGCCCGCGAACGAGGTGGGCGAAGCGGTGGGGCAGTACTTCCGCGACCTGTCGGTGGAGAGTCCGGGCCTGCTCAACGTGGTGCGGCTGGACCAGGCGGTGGAGCCGGCTCGGGCGAGGTCGCTGGGCGTCCACAACAACGGCACCATCGTCCTGGCGCGCGGCGACCGGAAGGAGCCGCTCACGGTGGGCCTGGAAGTCGAGCGGGCGCGCGGCCAGCTCCAGCGGTTGGACCAGGAGGTCCAACGCCGCCTGCTGACGGTGGCCCGGCCTCGTCGGGTCGTCTACTTCACGTCCGGCCACGGTGAGCGCGCCGAGTCGCGAGCGGTGCCGGGCGAGACGACCCGCCCGTCCGTGGAGAAGCTGAAGGAGTTGCTGCGCGCGCAGAACGTGGACGTGCGGCCGCTCGGTGTCTCCGAGGGCCTGGGCACCGAGGTGCCGCGTGACGCCTCCGTGGTGGTGGTGGCGGGCCCGACGCAGGAGTTCCTCCCCGAGGAGCTGAATGCCTTGCGTGAGTACTCCGCGCGCGGTGGCCGGCTGTGGCTGGCGCTGGAGCCGGAGGGACCGGACTTCCAGCCGCTGCTGGAGCCCCTGGGCCTGAAGTACCTCAAGACGCCGCTGGCCAATGACCAGGTGTACTTCCGCACGTCGCGGCAGCAGAGCGACCGCGGCAACCTGGGCACGGCGACGTTCTCCTCGCACCCGTCCGTCACGTCGCTGTCGTCGTTGGCGGGACAGGCGCCGGCCGTCTTCCTGAGCGCGGGCGCCCTGGAGCAGATTCAGCCGTTGCCGGGTGGCATGGCGCAGGACGTGTCGGTGCGCGCGCACGGCGCCACCTTCGCGGACGCCAATGGCAACTTCACGTTGGACGCGGGCGAGATGCGGCGGCCCTGGCCCCTGGTCATCGCGGTGGAGAAGCCCGCGCCGGCCGGCCAAGCGGCGATGCGCGCCGTGGTGATGGCGGACGCGGACGCGGTGAGTGACTTGCTGATGGGCAACATGGGCAACGCGTACCTGGCGGTGGACACGCTGCGGTGGCTCACCGGTGAGGAGTCCATCTCCGGCGCCGTGTCCTCGGAGGAAGACACGCCCATCCAGCACACGCGGGAGCAGGACGTCCTCTGGTTCTACGCGACGGTGTTCCTGGGGCCAGCCCTGGTGCTGGCGGTGGGCTTCGTGACGACGCGCCGGCGGGGACGACGCGCGCCGCGCCCCGCGGTGGCGGGAGGTGAGCGATGA
- a CDS encoding GvpL/GvpF family gas vesicle protein produces MSRTTRPRKGAAHGDSRPAQAARPSPPTAETVTPDGPRYLYGIVRDTAPLDVGRIGLGIVPAQVYAVSEAGLAALVSVAPGRVVDPTRAHLLGHQRVTETLLREHTVIPVAFGTVMASEAQVRALLRTAQGELSGVLDALEGKVELGLKVLWHREHLAQRLVLEDAQLLRRDDEPEAEHERRLEAAVEDRAGRDMRALLEGLRPRAAAMREHPPVGERMLLNAAFLVERPRLEPFEEKVRSLAARSDTYTFRFTGPWAPYSFVDVHLGLRDEDASLP; encoded by the coding sequence ATGTCCCGGACGACACGGCCCCGGAAGGGGGCGGCTCACGGCGACAGCCGCCCGGCCCAGGCCGCCCGGCCTTCGCCACCCACGGCGGAGACGGTGACGCCCGACGGGCCCCGGTATCTCTACGGCATCGTCCGTGACACCGCGCCCCTGGACGTCGGGCGCATCGGATTGGGCATTGTTCCCGCGCAGGTGTACGCGGTGAGCGAGGCGGGCCTCGCGGCCCTGGTGTCCGTGGCGCCAGGCCGCGTGGTGGACCCGACGCGAGCGCACCTGCTGGGGCACCAGCGCGTCACCGAAACCCTGCTCCGTGAGCACACCGTGATTCCCGTGGCCTTCGGCACCGTCATGGCGTCCGAGGCCCAGGTACGAGCTTTACTGCGCACGGCCCAGGGCGAACTGTCCGGCGTGCTGGACGCGCTGGAGGGCAAGGTGGAGCTGGGCCTGAAGGTGCTCTGGCACCGCGAGCACCTCGCCCAGCGGTTGGTGCTGGAAGACGCCCAGCTTCTCCGGCGCGATGATGAGCCGGAGGCCGAGCACGAGCGCCGCTTGGAGGCCGCCGTGGAGGACCGCGCCGGGCGTGACATGCGGGCGCTGCTGGAGGGCCTGCGCCCCCGAGCCGCCGCCATGCGCGAGCATCCCCCCGTGGGCGAGCGGATGCTGCTCAACGCGGCCTTCCTCGTCGAGCGGCCCCGGCTGGAGCCCTTCGAGGAGAAGGTCCGCTCCCTGGCCGCGCGCTCGGACACGTACACGTTCCGCTTCACCGGCCCCTGGGCGCCGTACAGCTTCGTGGACGTGCACCTGGGCCTGCGTGACGAGGACGCATCACTTCCCTGA
- a CDS encoding response regulator, translating into MMNPSETPKPLVLVVDDYQDAREMYAEYLEFSGFRVAEAKNGQEALDKAFELRPDIILMDLSLPIMDGWEATRRLKGDDRTRAIPVVALTGHAMTGQSDEAKGAGCDSFVTKPCLPDALVDEVRRVLATHGGASAR; encoded by the coding sequence ATGATGAACCCATCTGAGACCCCGAAGCCCCTCGTGCTGGTCGTTGACGACTATCAAGATGCCCGGGAGATGTACGCCGAGTACCTGGAGTTCTCGGGCTTCCGCGTCGCCGAGGCCAAGAACGGCCAGGAGGCGCTGGACAAGGCCTTCGAGCTGCGGCCCGACATCATCCTCATGGACCTGTCGCTGCCCATCATGGACGGCTGGGAGGCGACACGGCGACTGAAGGGCGACGACCGCACGCGGGCCATCCCCGTGGTGGCGCTCACGGGCCATGCGATGACGGGGCAGTCCGACGAAGCCAAGGGCGCGGGCTGCGACTCCTTCGTCACCAAGCCCTGCCTGCCGGACGCGCTGGTGGATGAAGTCCGCCGCGTGCTCGCCACCCACGGAGGCGCATCGGCGAGGTGA
- a CDS encoding PAS domain-containing sensor histidine kinase, translating to MEPDAVVPPTALPTPTPEPDVEARLALAEHLLACDEPRLCAQHVVAWLTRERPSDVAACLARDSGTERWVCLAARNLSEAQRDALAFQPGETSHPLAETLTQGAPRFFAAPCAPLPAVGCIAVPLGRPGAPAAGLLLLSADGPTLTPDAAWVSAHVGPRLAAMLPTEDREVAGGELLRRIIDTVADPVLLTDLEGRPHIANARAEVLLVAGPDASEGRRRATELNRQVFSSALASFASGDTSTVRRREVPLVDPVEGIDLLFEVVSTPVLQPDGRESLVSVMRNVTDLGRATQALGESYRRLRDTEREARSERHRLDRVLDSVPDPLILSDPAGGMVMMNSPAEKLFATHPDSGEAALRRLRSNNASFSSFLANLLDAEGRPRWRGQLGLVDPATGATLPMEAVANKVLGDSGELTGIVTLFHDRSEALEKARLLERVKEGSVHLEARVQAATAELAEQNEMLRRQAIQVEQASAAKSQFLANMSHEFRTPLNAILGYTNMLLQGVSGELNPAQKRNLTRIDSNGRHLLEVINEILDITRIEAGRMPLNLSDFGIPELLQEVMAEMDPIIARSKLTVSAHLGPRVPAVYSDRQKVKQIVLNLLSNALKFTHEGSVQVQAEYVAATSTLTISVTDTGIGIDPANQEKIFEDFQQVDSSPTRAYGGTGLGLSICRRLATMLGGRVTLQSTQGEGSTFTLHFPRRARRA from the coding sequence GTGGAGCCTGACGCAGTGGTCCCCCCCACCGCACTGCCCACCCCAACCCCCGAGCCAGACGTCGAAGCACGGCTCGCCCTGGCCGAGCACCTGCTCGCCTGCGACGAGCCACGTCTGTGCGCGCAGCACGTGGTGGCGTGGCTCACCCGCGAGCGGCCGTCGGACGTCGCGGCCTGCCTCGCGCGCGACAGCGGCACGGAAAGGTGGGTCTGCCTCGCGGCCCGGAACCTCTCCGAGGCCCAGCGTGACGCCCTGGCGTTCCAGCCCGGTGAGACCTCCCATCCCCTGGCGGAGACGCTGACGCAGGGGGCGCCTCGCTTCTTCGCCGCCCCCTGCGCCCCACTCCCAGCCGTGGGGTGCATCGCGGTACCCCTGGGCCGTCCTGGAGCGCCCGCCGCGGGCCTGTTGCTGCTGTCCGCGGACGGCCCCACGCTGACGCCGGACGCAGCCTGGGTGAGCGCGCACGTCGGCCCCCGGCTGGCCGCCATGCTGCCCACGGAGGACCGTGAGGTGGCGGGCGGAGAGCTGCTCCGTCGCATCATCGACACCGTGGCGGACCCCGTGCTGCTGACGGACCTGGAGGGACGGCCCCACATCGCCAACGCCCGCGCGGAGGTATTGCTGGTGGCCGGACCGGATGCGAGCGAAGGCCGCCGCCGGGCGACGGAGCTCAACCGGCAGGTGTTCTCCTCCGCGCTGGCCAGCTTCGCCAGCGGTGACACGTCCACCGTGCGCCGCCGGGAAGTCCCGCTGGTGGACCCGGTGGAGGGAATCGACCTGCTCTTCGAGGTCGTCAGCACACCCGTGCTCCAGCCGGATGGCCGCGAGTCACTGGTGAGCGTGATGCGCAACGTGACGGACCTGGGCCGCGCCACCCAGGCGCTGGGTGAGAGCTACCGGCGCCTGCGCGACACGGAGCGGGAGGCCCGCAGCGAGCGTCACCGGCTGGACCGCGTGCTGGACTCCGTGCCGGACCCCCTCATCCTGTCCGACCCGGCGGGCGGAATGGTGATGATGAACAGCCCGGCGGAGAAGCTCTTCGCCACGCACCCCGACAGTGGGGAGGCGGCGCTGCGGCGGCTGCGCTCCAACAACGCGAGCTTCTCGTCGTTCCTCGCCAACCTGTTGGACGCGGAAGGCCGGCCCCGCTGGCGCGGACAGCTCGGGCTGGTGGACCCGGCCACGGGCGCCACGCTCCCCATGGAGGCCGTGGCCAACAAGGTCCTGGGCGACTCCGGTGAGCTGACGGGCATCGTCACCCTCTTCCACGACCGCAGCGAGGCGCTGGAGAAGGCGCGGCTGTTGGAGCGGGTGAAGGAAGGTTCCGTCCACCTGGAGGCGCGCGTGCAGGCCGCCACCGCGGAGCTGGCCGAACAGAACGAGATGCTGCGCCGGCAGGCCATCCAGGTGGAGCAGGCCAGCGCGGCCAAGTCCCAGTTCCTGGCCAACATGTCCCATGAGTTCCGCACGCCGCTCAACGCCATCCTCGGCTACACGAACATGCTGCTGCAGGGCGTGTCCGGCGAACTGAACCCGGCGCAGAAGCGGAACCTCACGCGCATCGACTCCAACGGCAGACACCTGCTGGAGGTCATCAACGAGATTCTGGACATCACCCGCATCGAAGCGGGCCGCATGCCCTTGAACCTGTCGGACTTCGGCATCCCGGAGCTGCTCCAAGAGGTGATGGCGGAGATGGACCCCATCATCGCGCGCAGCAAGCTGACGGTGAGCGCCCACCTCGGTCCGCGCGTGCCGGCGGTGTACAGTGACCGGCAGAAGGTGAAACAAATCGTCCTCAATCTCCTGTCGAATGCGTTGAAGTTCACGCACGAAGGCTCAGTGCAGGTGCAGGCGGAGTACGTGGCTGCTACGTCCACGCTCACCATCTCGGTGACGGACACGGGCATTGGCATCGACCCAGCGAACCAGGAAAAAATCTTCGAGGACTTCCAGCAGGTGGACAGCTCTCCGACCCGGGCCTATGGAGGCACGGGTCTGGGGCTCTCCATCTGCCGTCGCCTGGCCACCATGCTGGGGGGGCGCGTCACCCTCCAGAGCACCCAGGGCGAGGGTTCGACATTCACCCTGCACTTTCCCAGACGCGCGAGGCGCGCATGA
- a CDS encoding FAD-dependent oxidoreductase has translation MDDEQRAHRSLWTVTAPPRDFPALPGDVTVDVAIIGGGMAGLTTAWLLKRAGKRVVVLDMHRILSGQTGQTTAHLTEVLDTPYATLRRDFGEKGAQLAASSSRAAIEQIAARVDELGIDCDFQRVPMYRYAETERELAELHHEVTAAREAGLLATFTQDVPLPYPVKGALRVEDQALFHPRKYLLALADRIPGDGSHIFENTRVTEVHDGAPCRVVTDRGTVTAAAVVEATTTPLNRVAMHTKLYPYRTYVVAGPLNGPLEPGQYCDSQEPYHYIRTQQVNGRTYVIVGGEDHKVGTDEDTARRYAALEAYTLRRFPVTDITHRWSGQVIEPADGLAYIGRNTASRHVYVATGFSGTGMTFGTLAGMILSDAILDRQNPFAALYSATRVKPQAGAKDFIQENAEVAFRFVADRLSRPNEHRLADVAPGEGKVLEVAGQKVAVYRAEDGITHAVSPVCTHLGCHVHWNGAERSWDCPCHGGRFSPTGKVLNGPAVKDLPAKKLPT, from the coding sequence ATGGACGACGAGCAGCGGGCGCACAGGTCGCTTTGGACGGTGACGGCCCCCCCGCGGGACTTCCCGGCGCTGCCGGGTGACGTGACGGTGGACGTGGCCATCATTGGCGGGGGGATGGCGGGGCTGACCACGGCGTGGCTCCTGAAGCGCGCTGGCAAGCGCGTGGTGGTGCTGGACATGCACCGCATCCTGTCGGGGCAGACGGGCCAGACGACCGCGCACCTCACCGAGGTGCTCGACACGCCCTACGCCACGCTGCGGCGCGACTTCGGTGAGAAGGGGGCTCAGCTCGCGGCGTCCTCCAGCCGCGCGGCCATCGAGCAGATCGCCGCGCGGGTCGACGAGCTCGGCATCGACTGTGACTTCCAGCGCGTGCCCATGTACCGCTACGCGGAGACGGAGCGCGAGCTGGCCGAGCTGCACCACGAAGTCACCGCCGCGCGCGAGGCCGGCTTGCTGGCCACCTTCACCCAGGACGTGCCCTTGCCGTATCCCGTGAAGGGCGCCCTGCGGGTGGAGGACCAGGCGCTCTTCCATCCTCGCAAGTACCTGCTGGCGCTGGCGGACCGGATTCCCGGCGACGGCAGCCACATCTTCGAGAACACGCGGGTGACGGAGGTTCACGACGGCGCGCCCTGCCGCGTCGTTACCGACCGGGGCACCGTCACCGCCGCGGCCGTGGTGGAGGCCACCACCACGCCGCTCAACCGCGTGGCCATGCACACCAAGCTCTACCCCTACCGCACCTACGTGGTGGCAGGGCCGCTCAACGGGCCGCTGGAGCCGGGCCAGTACTGCGACAGCCAGGAGCCCTATCACTACATCCGCACGCAGCAGGTGAACGGGCGCACCTACGTCATCGTGGGCGGCGAGGACCACAAGGTCGGCACCGACGAGGACACCGCCCGGCGCTACGCCGCGCTGGAGGCCTACACGCTGCGGCGCTTCCCGGTGACGGACATCACCCACCGCTGGTCCGGCCAGGTCATCGAGCCCGCGGACGGGCTGGCGTACATCGGCCGCAACACGGCCAGCCGCCACGTGTACGTGGCCACCGGCTTCTCCGGCACGGGCATGACGTTCGGCACGCTGGCGGGGATGATTCTCTCCGACGCCATCCTCGACAGGCAGAACCCCTTCGCGGCGCTCTACTCGGCGACGCGGGTGAAGCCCCAGGCGGGCGCGAAGGACTTCATCCAGGAGAACGCGGAGGTCGCCTTCCGCTTCGTCGCGGATCGCCTGTCCCGGCCGAACGAGCACCGGCTGGCGGACGTGGCGCCCGGCGAGGGCAAGGTCCTGGAGGTGGCGGGACAGAAGGTCGCGGTGTACCGCGCGGAGGACGGCATCACGCACGCGGTGTCCCCGGTGTGTACGCACCTGGGCTGCCACGTGCACTGGAACGGCGCGGAGCGCTCCTGGGACTGTCCCTGTCACGGGGGGCGCTTCAGTCCCACCGGCAAGGTGCTCAACGGCCCCGCCGTGAAGGACCTGCCGGCGAAGAAGCTGCCGACCTGA
- a CDS encoding hemerythrin domain-containing protein, translating to MDAIELLAQQHDEVKKLFKKYEKLSEGAEAKRQELFEMITDRLSAHASIEEQYFYPAAKAQDTEDLLREAAEEHLSAKRLIADLLDLEPSDEEFDAKMQVLQEQIEHHVEEEEGELFKKVRKLLSKEQLVDLGVQMQQEFEELMEGEPRTQVPAETEHAAPI from the coding sequence ATGGACGCTATCGAACTGTTGGCGCAGCAACACGACGAGGTGAAGAAGCTGTTCAAGAAGTACGAGAAGCTCTCGGAGGGGGCGGAGGCGAAACGCCAGGAGCTCTTCGAGATGATTACCGACCGCTTGAGCGCGCACGCCTCCATCGAGGAGCAATACTTCTATCCCGCGGCCAAGGCGCAGGACACGGAGGACCTCTTGCGCGAGGCCGCCGAGGAACACCTGTCCGCCAAGCGCCTCATCGCCGACCTGCTGGACCTGGAGCCGTCGGACGAGGAGTTCGACGCGAAGATGCAGGTGCTCCAGGAGCAGATTGAGCACCACGTCGAAGAGGAAGAGGGCGAGCTGTTCAAGAAGGTCCGCAAGCTCCTGTCCAAGGAGCAGCTCGTGGACCTGGGTGTCCAGATGCAGCAGGAGTTCGAGGAGCTCATGGAGGGCGAGCCTCGCACCCAGGTGCCGGCCGAGACGGAGCACGCCGCGCCGATTTGA
- a CDS encoding DNA-3-methyladenine glycosylase family protein, which yields MPRPPPDVIRYPSYYTPSVRRALSRADPTLGALMKSVGPFRLQVRPLHSPFGALAESIVYQQLHGKAAATIFGRVCERVGSGRKFTPEALLAVPDTSLREAGLSANKLAALQDLARKTLDGTVPPLAKVRRMDDAELIEHFTQVRGIGQWTVEMLLMFQLERPDVLPVDDYGVRKGFMKAYGLTEMPKPKALLAYGERWRPWRSVASWYMWRSAELPDAPTVEG from the coding sequence ATGCCGCGTCCTCCTCCCGACGTCATTCGATACCCCAGCTACTACACGCCCTCGGTCCGCCGTGCCCTGTCGCGCGCGGACCCGACGCTGGGCGCGTTGATGAAGAGCGTTGGCCCCTTCCGGCTCCAGGTGCGTCCGCTGCACAGCCCCTTCGGTGCGCTGGCGGAGTCCATCGTCTACCAGCAGCTCCACGGCAAGGCGGCCGCCACCATCTTCGGTCGCGTGTGCGAGCGCGTGGGCTCGGGACGCAAGTTCACGCCGGAAGCGCTGCTGGCCGTTCCGGACACGTCGCTGCGCGAAGCGGGACTGTCCGCCAACAAGCTGGCCGCGCTCCAGGACCTGGCGCGCAAGACGCTGGACGGCACCGTGCCTCCGCTGGCCAAGGTGCGGCGCATGGATGACGCCGAGCTCATCGAGCACTTCACCCAGGTGCGTGGCATTGGCCAGTGGACGGTGGAGATGCTGCTCATGTTCCAACTCGAGCGGCCTGACGTGCTGCCCGTGGACGACTACGGCGTGCGCAAGGGCTTCATGAAGGCCTATGGCCTGACGGAGATGCCCAAGCCCAAGGCGCTGCTTGCTTATGGCGAACGCTGGCGGCCCTGGCGCTCGGTGGCCAGTTGGTACATGTGGCGCTCGGCGGAGCTCCCCGACGCGCCGACCGTGGAGGGCTGA